From a region of the Pirellulales bacterium genome:
- a CDS encoding glycosyltransferase family 2 protein, which yields MAARFLTVLPVYNEMRHVADVLDEVLRYSPEVLVVDDGSTDGTSELLGRRSDLHVVKHSKNRGYGAALRSAFQFALYNDYDVLVTIDCDGQHQPRLIPEFVSACIGLDIVSGSRYLKHFEGDSEPPTARRKINEQITAEINCRLGLKLTDAFCGFKAYSVPVLAKFNITEPGYAMPLELWVQAAYQNFKIKELPVPLIYLEEARSFGGSLDNSEMRLQHYREVIDRSMAALRGRIPALFSKRMPCSGATS from the coding sequence ATGGCCGCTCGATTTTTGACCGTTTTGCCCGTTTATAACGAGATGCGGCATGTTGCAGACGTGCTAGACGAAGTGTTGCGATATAGTCCTGAGGTGTTAGTCGTTGACGATGGTTCTACCGACGGCACTTCAGAGTTGTTAGGTCGGCGGAGCGATCTTCACGTTGTCAAGCATTCCAAAAATCGCGGCTATGGAGCGGCTCTGCGTAGCGCGTTCCAATTTGCTTTATACAATGATTACGATGTGCTTGTTACTATCGACTGCGACGGGCAACATCAACCCCGACTCATTCCAGAGTTTGTATCGGCGTGCATCGGACTCGATATTGTGTCCGGCAGCCGATACCTAAAGCATTTTGAAGGCGACAGTGAACCACCTACCGCGCGACGAAAAATCAACGAGCAAATCACGGCCGAAATTAACTGCCGACTTGGATTGAAGTTGACAGATGCGTTTTGTGGATTCAAAGCCTATTCAGTGCCTGTGCTTGCTAAATTCAACATTACCGAACCCGGCTACGCAATGCCGTTAGAATTATGGGTGCAGGCTGCATACCAGAACTTCAAAATTAAGGAACTTCCGGTTCCCCTGATCTATTTGGAAGAAGCGCGCTCGTTTGGCGGTTCGTTGGACAACAGCGAGATGCGGCTTCAACATTATCGCGAAGTGATTGATCGCAGTATGGCGGCACTGCGGGGCAGGATTCCTGCGCTGTTTTCTAAACGTATGCCTTGTTCGGGGGCCACCTCGTGA
- a CDS encoding Nif3-like dinuclear metal center hexameric protein codes for MKILNSGGLQFRMAWCILKDAMLTVSSIAAFLEEFAPCRLAAEWDNVGLLVGDAKHSVQRVMTCLTITSQVVEEAVAEKAELIVTHHPFPFRELKQITADTPKGRLLLQLIREEIAVYSPHTAFDSARSGINQRLAEGLGLSDIGPLLADSVDPKLGAGRCGFPENAATLGRIAARLKDFLNLSGMQLVGNPQMPVRAVAVACGSSGDLLDAAHRAGCDCFVTGEARFHTCLEAESLGLGLILAGHFASERFAVERLAELLAAQFTSATVWSCRAEHDPMHWL; via the coding sequence ATGAAAATCTTGAATTCAGGCGGCTTGCAATTCCGCATGGCATGGTGCATTCTCAAGGATGCAATGTTAACCGTTTCCTCAATTGCCGCTTTTTTAGAAGAATTTGCTCCCTGTAGGCTTGCCGCTGAATGGGATAACGTCGGCCTTTTGGTCGGCGATGCCAAGCATAGCGTCCAGCGAGTAATGACCTGTTTAACGATTACGTCGCAGGTCGTAGAGGAGGCGGTCGCCGAGAAAGCAGAACTTATTGTCACACATCATCCATTTCCCTTTCGAGAATTAAAACAGATCACAGCAGATACCCCAAAAGGACGGCTGCTGTTGCAACTCATTAGAGAGGAGATCGCCGTGTATAGCCCGCATACAGCGTTTGATTCGGCACGTTCCGGAATCAATCAGCGATTGGCCGAAGGGCTAGGGTTAAGCGACATTGGTCCACTTTTGGCTGATAGTGTTGATCCGAAATTAGGCGCAGGACGCTGCGGCTTTCCAGAAAATGCCGCCACCTTGGGACGCATTGCAGCACGCTTGAAAGATTTTCTTAATCTGTCAGGGATGCAGTTAGTAGGAAATCCGCAAATGCCTGTGCGTGCGGTGGCAGTGGCATGCGGTAGCAGCGGAGACTTGTTGGATGCCGCACATCGCGCTGGATGTGATTGTTTTGTCACCGGTGAGGCGAGATTTCACACATGCCTGGAGGCTGAATCTCTGGGACTGGGTTTGATTCTGGCAGGACACTTCGCCAGCGAACGGTTTGCAGTTGAGAGATTGGCGGAACTTTTGGCCGCGCAATTCACATCCGCAACGGTTTGGTCATGTCGAGCGGAACACGATCCGATGCATTGGCTTTGA